A stretch of DNA from Gemmatimonadales bacterium:
CCATCACGCAGGACGCCACCGTCACAATCACGTTCCTCACCGGTGAAACCCGGACTTCGTCCCGCACGGCGGTCGTGTCGTTCAACGGCACGCAGTTCGTCCCGCTGGTCATCAACGGCAACACCACGATCATCGATCTCAAGGCGCGGCCGCGCTTCCGGTTCGGCCTGCCGCGGCCCGGCCGGCCGTAGCCGGCGCCCGCGCGCGGGAATCAAGGAAAGGGGGCGGCTACGCCCCCTTTTCGTCGCACGCTGACTTCAGTCGCGAGTTGACGCCGGGCCGCCGGCACCGTAACTAACCGGGCCATGATGACCGACCTTGCGGCCTGGCGTCGTGAATTCCCCATCCTCGAAAGCACGACGTACCTGATCTCCAACTCGCTGGGCGCGATGCCGCGCGGCGCGGCCGCGAGGCTCGCCGAGTACGCCGAGATCTGGGCCACCCGGGGGGTGCGGGCCTGGGACGAGGGCTGGTGGGAGATGCCCGTCGCCGTCGGCGACCTGGTGGCGCCGCTCATCGGCGCGCCGGCGGGCTCGGTCACGATGCACCAGAACGTGACCACGGCCGAAGCGGTCGTGCTCTCGTGCTTCGAGACCGGCGGGAAGCGCGACAAGATCGTCTTCGAGGAGGGGAACTTCCCTTCCGTGCAGTACTTCTACTCGGCCCAGAAAGGTTTGACTGTCACGCCCACCCCGCTGGCCGGCGTCGTGGACGCGATCGACGACGCGACGCTGCTCGTGCCAATCTCTCACGTGCTCTTCAAGAGCAGCGAGATGCAGGACGCCGCCGCCATCGTCGGGAAGGCGCACCGCGTGGGCGCGCACGTCGTGCTCGACTGCTCGCAGTCCGCCGGCGTCGTGCCGATCGACGTGACCGCCCTCGGCGTGGACTTCGCGGTGGGCGGCTGCCTCAAGTGGCTGTGCGGTGGCCCCGGCAGCGGCTGGCTCTACGTGCGGCCGGACCTGCAGCACCTGAAGCCCCGGTTCACGGGGTGGATGGCGCACGCGGAGCCCATGGCCTTCGCGCCGCCACCGATCCGCTACACCGAAGGACCCTACCGCTTCCTGAACGGGACGCCGCAGATCCCAGCGCTCTACGCCGCCACCGAAGGGCTGAGGATCATCCGCGAGGTCGGGGTCGAGCGCATCCGCGAGCACTCGGTGACGCTGACCGAGCGGCTGCTCGCCAAGGTGCGCGAGCTGGGCTTCCCGACCATCTCGCCCACGGACCCCGCCCGGCGCGGCGGCACGGTGGCCGTGAACCCCATTGACGCCGAAGCGATCACGCGGGAGCTGCTGAAGCGCAACGTGCTGGTGGACTACCGGCCCGGCGCGGGCATTCGCCTCTCTCCGCACTTCTACAACACGATGGACGAGTGCGACCTCGTTATCGGCGAGATCGCGGCGCTGGTGGCGCACCGTCCGGGCCTGCGCGTCACCCTGGGCTCGTGACGCGGATCTGGGACATCACCCGGCCGGTCGGACCCGGCAGCTGGGTGTGGCCGGGCGACCGCGCGTTCGAGAGCGCCCTCACCTGGAAGATGACCGAGGGTGCATCCTGCAACGTCGGCCAGGTCACGATGAGCTGCCACACGGGAACGCACATGGACGCGCCCTTTCACTTCTCACCGCGCGGCGAGACCGCCGAGTCGATCCCGCTCGAGGCGTGCGTCGGTCCGTGCATCGTGCTGCCGATCGACTCGCTGGATCGCGCCACCGGCGAGCGCGTGCTGGTCAGGGCGGCGGGTGGCGCGCCGACGGTCGCGCAGGTCGAGCGGCTCGCCGGCCTGCGCCTCTTCGGCACCGACGGCCCGTCCGTGGATCCCGTGGCGAGCAAGACGCTCGACGCACACCACGCGCTCTGGAAGAAGGGCGCGGTGATCCTCGAGGGCCTGGATCTCTCGAATGTGCCGGACGGCGAGTACCAGCTGGTCGCGCTGCCGGTGAAGCTGGTCGGGATGGATGCAGCGCCGGTGCGGGCGATCCTGCTGGAGAAGTGACGGACGGATGACGGGCGGGCCGACGGACGTGATCCACCCAGCCGGGCCGGCCGGGCCGGCCGGGCGCGATCTCGTTGCCGCGGAGGAAGGCCTCAAGCGCGAGCTGTCCCAGCGGCAGCTCACGATGATAGCCATCGGCGGGGCGATAGGCACCGGACTCTTCCTCGGCAGCGCCATTTCCATTCGACTCGCCGGGCCCTCGGTCGTCCTTGCCTATCTGGCAGGCGCGGTCATCGCCTTCCTCATGACGCTGGCCCTGGGCCAGATGGCTGCGCGGCACCCCACCGCCGGCTCGTTCGGCGTCCACGCGGAGATGTACCAGGGCTCGTGGGCAGGGTACACCGTGCGATGGAGCTACTGGTTCGCGCAGGTGATCGCTATCGGCGGCGAGGTCGTCGCGTCCGGGATCTACGTCAAGCTCTGGCTCCCCAACCTCCCGCTGTGGATCCCCGTCGTCCTTCTCTCCCTCGCCCTCGTCATCGTGAATGCGATGCACGTGGGAGCGTTCGGGACGTTCGAGTATTGGTTCGCGATGATCAAGGTCGTCGCGATCGTGCTGTTCATCCTCTTCGGCATCGCGATCCTCACCGGTCTCCATCACGCCGACGTGCCGGGCGCCGCCGGTTACGCCGACTTCGCGCCGCATGGCATACGCGGCGTCTGGCTCGCGCTCCCGGTGGTGATGTTCAGCTAC
This window harbors:
- a CDS encoding aminotransferase class V-fold PLP-dependent enzyme → MMTDLAAWRREFPILESTTYLISNSLGAMPRGAAARLAEYAEIWATRGVRAWDEGWWEMPVAVGDLVAPLIGAPAGSVTMHQNVTTAEAVVLSCFETGGKRDKIVFEEGNFPSVQYFYSAQKGLTVTPTPLAGVVDAIDDATLLVPISHVLFKSSEMQDAAAIVGKAHRVGAHVVLDCSQSAGVVPIDVTALGVDFAVGGCLKWLCGGPGSGWLYVRPDLQHLKPRFTGWMAHAEPMAFAPPPIRYTEGPYRFLNGTPQIPALYAATEGLRIIREVGVERIREHSVTLTERLLAKVRELGFPTISPTDPARRGGTVAVNPIDAEAITRELLKRNVLVDYRPGAGIRLSPHFYNTMDECDLVIGEIAALVAHRPGLRVTLGS
- a CDS encoding cyclase family protein; this translates as MTRIWDITRPVGPGSWVWPGDRAFESALTWKMTEGASCNVGQVTMSCHTGTHMDAPFHFSPRGETAESIPLEACVGPCIVLPIDSLDRATGERVLVRAAGGAPTVAQVERLAGLRLFGTDGPSVDPVASKTLDAHHALWKKGAVILEGLDLSNVPDGEYQLVALPVKLVGMDAAPVRAILLEK